The Poseidonibacter lekithochrous region TTTGTAGAGAATGCTTCTGCAATTGCAAAAAGATATGGTTTTTCTTATATGGAAACACCTATTTTAGAAGAGACTGCTTTATTTAAAAGATCAGTTGGTGAGAGTTCAGATATTGTAAATAAAGAGATGTATAACTTCACTGATAAAGGTGAAAATGAAGTTTGTTTAAGACCTGAAGGAACTGCTGGTGTTGTTAGACACTTTGTTGAAAAGAAATTAGATAGAGCTGGTGGAACTTTTAGATGGTATTACCACGGTCCTATGTTCAGATATGAAAGACCACAAAAAGGTAGATTAAGACAATTCCACCAATTTGGTTGTGAAGTATTTGGACAAGCTTCTGTTTATGAAGATGCAAATGTAATTATGATGATTAAAGATATTTTAGATTACTTTGAAATTGATTTTACATTAGAAATTAACTCTCTTGGGGATCACACGTGTATGCCTCAATATAGAGAAAAATTAATTAATCACCTTAATTCTTTTAAAGATGAATTATGTCCTGATTGTCAAAAAAGAATTGAAACAAATCCAATTAGAGTATTAGATTGTAAAGTTGAAAAATGTAATGAGTTAACAAAAGATGCTCCTATGATTACTGATAATTTATCTGAACAATGTGATGAAGAATTCAACAAACTAAAAGAAATTTTAGAATACAACGATGTTCCTTATGTGGTAAATAAAACTATGGTTAGAGGATTAGATTATTACTCAAAAACTGCATTTGAATTTATCTCTAATGAAATTGGAGCACAAAGTACAATTGCTGCTGGTGGAAGATACGATAGACTAGTAGAATTCTTAGGTGGAAGAGAAACTCCTGGTTTTGGATTTGCTTGTGGAATTGAAAGATTATTAGAGCTAATTAAAGTTAAAGAATCACAAAAAGAAGAGATAGTTTATATTGGAGCTTTAGATGAATCTTGTCTAAATGCTGTATTAAAAACTGCAAATGCAAAAAGAAAAACTACAAAAACTTTTATTGAATATACTCCAAGAGGATTTGGAAAACACTTTAAATTAGCAGAAAAAGCAGAAGCAAGTATTGTTGCATTAATCGGTGAAAAAGAATTAGCCGAAGGAACAATCTATGTTAAAAATATAGAAACAAGAGAAGAAGTAACTATGGACCTTAATATTTTTTCTTCAAAAACTACTATGATAAATAAAAAAGCATCAAATATAACTGATACATTTCCAAAAATAGAGAAATAGTATTGAATAATTACGGTATTGATATTTGGAGTGATGATAATTTTATCATTGAAGAGGGTTTAGCAAAAGTAAATTTTGCTTCTAAACCATCACTTATTTCTATAGTAAAAGAGATAAGAGAACAAGATTTTAAAGGTCCATTACTTTTAAGATTTCCTCATATTACAAATAAGCAAATCACTACTTTATTTGATACATTTAATAATAGTATGAAAGAGTATGATTACAAAGGAAGCTTCAATGCTGTTTTTCCTTTGAAAGTAAATCAACTACCAAACTTTATACAACCCCTACTTTCATCTGGAAAAAAATTCAATTATGGACTAGAAGCTGGAAGTAAAGCTGAATTAGTTATTGCCATGACTTACAATAACAAAAATGCTCCTATTACAGTAAATGGATTTAAAGATAAAGAGATGGTTCATCTAGGATTTATTGCTAAGAGTAAGGGACATGATATTACTCTTATTATTGAAGGATTAAATGAACTTCAAACAATCATAGCAGTTGCTGAAGAGACAAATCTTCCTTGTCCTAATATTGGTCTTAGAGTAAGATTACATAGTGGGGGAAGTGGTATTTGGGCTAAAAGTGGAGGTATTAATTCTAAATTTGGTCTTACTTCTACTGAAATACTTGAAGCTTATGAATTAATAGCAGAAAATAATATGATTGAATATCTTACTATGATTCATTTTCATATTGGTTCAGATATGAATTCTATTAAACCTTTAAAAAAGGCATTAAGAGAATCAGGTCACATTTATGCAGAACTTAAAAATCTAGGTGCATCTAGCTTAAACTCTATTAACATAGGTGGAGGTTTAGCAGTTGAATACTCAGCTTATGAAAGAAGTAGATTCTATTCATTAAGAGAGTTTGCAAGTGATGTAATTTTTACATTAAAAGATATTGCAAAACAAAAAGGAGTTGAAGAGCCTAATATATTTACAGAATCTGGTAGATATATTTCAGCAGCTTCAACTGTATTAATTACACCAGTATTAGAGCTATTTTCATCAGAATATGATTTACAACACCTAAATTTAAAAGAAAAAAATCCACCTTTAATTGAAGAATTAAATGCTCTATTTACTGATATGACAAAACGAACATCCTATGAATATATGCATGATGCAATTGATCATATGGAGTCATTACTAACACTATTTGATTTAGGTTATATTGATTTACAAGATAGATCAAATGCGGAAATTTTAACTCATCAAATTATAAAAAAAGCAATTTCTCAATTAGAAGTTGAAGATTATGAAGAGTTAAAAAAGCTTGATGAAAATATTCAAGAGAAATATCTATTAAACTTTTCTATGTTCCAATCACTTCCTGATTACTGGGGAATAGACCAAGAATTTCCAGTAATGCCACTAACGCATCTTGATAAAAAACCAACAAGATCTGCTTCATTATGGGATATTACTTGTGATAGTGATGGTGAATTGCCATTTAGTTCTAAAAAGCCTTTATATTTACATGATATAAATCTAAATAAAGAAGAGTACTTTTTAGGATTTTTTAATGTGGGAGCTTATCAAGATACATTAGGAATGAAACACAACCTATTCTCTCATCCAACGGAAGTAAATATTGTATTCAAAGATAATGAAGTAGTTTTAGAAAAAATCTTAGAATCACAAACAATAATCGATATTCTTGACGATATTGATTATGATACTAGAGAAATTAAAGATAAATTAAAAGAAAATTTAGATACTAATACGTATAAGATATTAAAAAAATATTTAAATGAAAATAGTTATCTAAAAACTATATGGAGTTACAATGAGTAATGATAAAGTAAAACAAGCAAATCAAGAACTAAAAGAAAAGATTTTAAAAGCACAAAAAGAGATTGGTCTTTGGAAACAAATTAAAGAAGATTTTTCAGTTCCTAGATTAAATGACCCTGCTTTAGATTCAAATTTTGAACTATTTTTTAATTACCCAGGTGTTTGGGCAATAATAAATCATAGAATTTCAAATAGACTTTATAATAAAGGTTGGGTAAAACTATCAAGAGCTTATGTTGGTATTGGCTCACTATTTACAAAAACTGATATTCATCCAGCAGCTACTATTGGAAGAAGAGTATTTATCGATCATGCTATTGGAGTTGTAATTGGGGCAACTGCTATTATTGATGAAGATGTATTAATCTATCAAAATGTAACACTTGGTGGAGTTAGTCTTGATAAAGGTAAACGTCACCCAACAGTTAGAGCAAATGCAGTAATTGGTAGTGGTGCTAAAGTTTTAGGAAATATTACAATTGGTAAGAACTCAAAAGTTGGAGCAAACTCAGTTGTTGTTTGTGATGTTCCAAAAAGTT contains the following coding sequences:
- the cysE gene encoding serine O-acetyltransferase, giving the protein MGLWKQIKEDFSVPRLNDPALDSNFELFFNYPGVWAIINHRISNRLYNKGWVKLSRAYVGIGSLFTKTDIHPAATIGRRVFIDHAIGVVIGATAIIDEDVLIYQNVTLGGVSLDKGKRHPTVRANAVIGSGAKVLGNITIGKNSKVGANSVVVCDVPKSSTAVGVPAKIIKKDNKNCKLAHDDLPDINKEMFKYLIERIHVLETALKEEDGIDVSDKDKKLEEDYNKFINAMNSIKKK
- the hisS gene encoding histidine--tRNA ligase, with protein sequence MASKGNVKTIQSLRGMKDVVNDDSKLFTYFVENASAIAKRYGFSYMETPILEETALFKRSVGESSDIVNKEMYNFTDKGENEVCLRPEGTAGVVRHFVEKKLDRAGGTFRWYYHGPMFRYERPQKGRLRQFHQFGCEVFGQASVYEDANVIMMIKDILDYFEIDFTLEINSLGDHTCMPQYREKLINHLNSFKDELCPDCQKRIETNPIRVLDCKVEKCNELTKDAPMITDNLSEQCDEEFNKLKEILEYNDVPYVVNKTMVRGLDYYSKTAFEFISNEIGAQSTIAAGGRYDRLVEFLGGRETPGFGFACGIERLLELIKVKESQKEEIVYIGALDESCLNAVLKTANAKRKTTKTFIEYTPRGFGKHFKLAEKAEASIVALIGEKELAEGTIYVKNIETREEVTMDLNIFSSKTTMINKKASNITDTFPKIEK
- the speA gene encoding biosynthetic arginine decarboxylase; the protein is MNNYGIDIWSDDNFIIEEGLAKVNFASKPSLISIVKEIREQDFKGPLLLRFPHITNKQITTLFDTFNNSMKEYDYKGSFNAVFPLKVNQLPNFIQPLLSSGKKFNYGLEAGSKAELVIAMTYNNKNAPITVNGFKDKEMVHLGFIAKSKGHDITLIIEGLNELQTIIAVAEETNLPCPNIGLRVRLHSGGSGIWAKSGGINSKFGLTSTEILEAYELIAENNMIEYLTMIHFHIGSDMNSIKPLKKALRESGHIYAELKNLGASSLNSINIGGGLAVEYSAYERSRFYSLREFASDVIFTLKDIAKQKGVEEPNIFTESGRYISAASTVLITPVLELFSSEYDLQHLNLKEKNPPLIEELNALFTDMTKRTSYEYMHDAIDHMESLLTLFDLGYIDLQDRSNAEILTHQIIKKAISQLEVEDYEELKKLDENIQEKYLLNFSMFQSLPDYWGIDQEFPVMPLTHLDKKPTRSASLWDITCDSDGELPFSSKKPLYLHDINLNKEEYFLGFFNVGAYQDTLGMKHNLFSHPTEVNIVFKDNEVVLEKILESQTIIDILDDIDYDTREIKDKLKENLDTNTYKILKKYLNENSYLKTIWSYNE